Proteins encoded together in one Deinococcus hopiensis KR-140 window:
- a CDS encoding lipid-A-disaccharide synthase-related protein, which produces MSLAAALPRPALLLSNGTAEDMIGARLLRYLAAQLPGTRIRVLPLVGAGHAYRNVPGVTRLGRALELPSGGFPFGSLANLRADLRAGLIGASLGQWREATRAARGTGAVVVVGDAYALMVGTLAAQRAGVPLLHLQPLLSAHYLEGLGTRGLLTEPNAIGANVPLPYELRLAARAHAVYVRDAATDRYYGERGVEARWVGSFAMDVLPPPERDLTELIAGRRVLALLPGSREDHRESLPLMLQAAARVPGVASLVAWPHSWEAVTLPRGWHLSVEDGETAFAGGEGTRAALLRGAFGTVARAADVAVGTAGTANEQLAGLGVPVVAFATGGPQFTPGFARRQARLLGEALSVVPARPDAVAAEVRALLENGARRARAARAGLERIGPAGALPVIAAELGGLLAERG; this is translated from the coding sequence GTGAGCCTTGCCGCTGCCCTCCCCCGCCCCGCGCTGCTCCTCTCCAACGGCACCGCTGAAGACATGATCGGGGCGCGGCTGCTGCGTTACCTCGCCGCGCAACTTCCCGGCACGCGGATCCGGGTGCTGCCGCTCGTGGGCGCGGGGCACGCCTACCGGAACGTGCCGGGCGTGACGCGGCTGGGCCGGGCACTGGAGTTGCCCAGCGGCGGCTTTCCCTTCGGGAGTCTGGCGAACCTGCGGGCGGACCTGCGGGCCGGACTTATCGGGGCCTCGCTCGGCCAGTGGCGGGAGGCCACGCGCGCGGCACGGGGAACTGGAGCGGTGGTGGTGGTGGGCGATGCCTACGCGCTGATGGTGGGCACGCTGGCGGCGCAGCGCGCGGGTGTGCCCCTGCTGCATCTGCAACCGCTGCTCAGCGCGCATTACCTGGAGGGACTGGGCACACGCGGCCTGCTCACCGAACCCAATGCCATAGGAGCGAACGTGCCACTGCCCTACGAGCTGCGCCTGGCTGCGCGTGCCCACGCGGTGTACGTGCGCGACGCGGCCACCGACCGCTACTACGGCGAACGAGGCGTGGAGGCGCGCTGGGTGGGCAGCTTCGCGATGGACGTGCTGCCCCCGCCCGAACGGGACCTCACGGAACTGATTGCTGGAAGGCGGGTACTGGCCCTGCTGCCCGGCTCCCGAGAGGACCACCGCGAGAGCCTGCCCCTGATGCTGCAAGCGGCGGCGCGGGTGCCGGGCGTGGCCTCTCTGGTCGCCTGGCCGCACAGCTGGGAAGCCGTGACCCTGCCCCGGGGCTGGCACCTCAGCGTGGAGGATGGCGAGACCGCCTTTGCGGGCGGCGAGGGCACCCGGGCGGCCCTGCTGCGCGGCGCATTCGGCACAGTGGCCCGGGCGGCGGACGTGGCGGTGGGCACGGCGGGCACCGCCAACGAGCAGCTCGCTGGTCTGGGCGTACCGGTGGTGGCCTTTGCCACCGGGGGGCCGCAATTTACACCCGGTTTCGCGCGTCGGCAGGCCCGCTTGCTGGGCGAGGCGCTGAGCGTGGTTCCGGCCCGACCCGACGCGGTGGCGGCGGAGGTACGCGCCCTTCTGGAGAACGGAGCGAGGCGGGCACGGGCGGCCCGCGCGGGGCTGGAGCGCATCGGCCCAGCGGGAGCGCTGCCGGTCATCGCTGCGGAGCTTGGGGGGCTGCTGGCAGAACGGGGCTGA
- a CDS encoding glycosyltransferase family 2 protein, which produces MPDFTVVIPARNEEAYLPLTLRALERQTFLPTEVIVVDNASADATAQVARAWGARVVACTVPGIAGARQAGVDAARTPWIASTDADSLPDPEWLARLSEAAKPGRVALYGPMRFCGVSTSVTVLSELGYGAFLHACALAGRPNLAGANMAFSRQAALLAGGYPAVEAYEDVLLGRALGELGNVAYVPGALVETSARRLEGGWVPFLWRHLLNLTGHRRGYFGD; this is translated from the coding sequence GTGCCGGACTTCACGGTGGTGATCCCCGCGCGCAACGAGGAAGCGTACCTGCCCCTGACGTTGCGCGCCCTGGAGCGTCAGACGTTTCTCCCCACGGAAGTCATCGTGGTGGACAACGCCAGCGCTGACGCCACCGCGCAGGTCGCCCGCGCCTGGGGGGCCCGGGTGGTGGCCTGCACCGTGCCGGGCATCGCCGGGGCGCGTCAGGCGGGCGTGGACGCCGCCCGCACGCCCTGGATCGCCTCCACCGACGCGGACTCGTTGCCCGACCCCGAATGGCTCGCGCGGCTCAGCGAGGCCGCAAAGCCGGGCCGCGTCGCCCTGTATGGCCCGATGCGCTTTTGTGGCGTCTCCACGTCCGTCACGGTGCTGTCTGAGCTGGGGTACGGCGCTTTCCTGCACGCCTGCGCGCTGGCGGGACGCCCCAATCTCGCTGGGGCGAACATGGCCTTCTCGCGCCAGGCGGCCCTGCTCGCCGGAGGGTATCCGGCCGTCGAGGCCTACGAGGACGTGCTGCTGGGACGGGCCCTGGGAGAGCTGGGGAACGTGGCCTATGTGCCCGGAGCCCTGGTGGAGACGAGCGCCCGGCGGCTTGAAGGCGGCTGGGTGCCCTTCTTGTGGCGGCACCTGCTTAACCTCACCGGTCATAGACGAGGGTATTTCGGGGACTGA
- a CDS encoding transposase, with protein MKHPWADAGHTGKLAGEQGTFLGWTLEIVKHPWSGRQTTWAPKGAPPHVVEVPAGFVVLKRRRVVERTFAWPWKSRRMAGDDEALPETAENLVYEVRIRLMVRRLAKGPP; from the coding sequence ATGAAGCACCCGTGGGCGGATGCGGGACACACCGGAAAATTGGCAGGAGAACAGGGAACGTTTCTCGGCTGGACGCTGGAGATCGTGAAGCATCCCTGGTCAGGCCGGCAGACCACCTGGGCACCGAAGGGCGCACCTCCACACGTCGTGGAGGTGCCTGCGGGATTTGTGGTGTTGAAACGGCGCCGGGTCGTGGAGCGGACCTTTGCCTGGCCCTGGAAATCCAGGCGCATGGCCGGGGACGATGAAGCGCTGCCGGAGACGGCTGAGAACCTTGTCTACGAGGTGAGGATCCGCTTGATGGTCCGCCGTTTGGCCAAAGGTCCACCCTGA
- a CDS encoding polysaccharide deacetylase family protein, translated as MRWGRWLLGAVGLAALLADVAGRAAGWGALGPGERVGHRVALTFDDGPSERTAELLAVLARHGAQATFFVTAPAVEARPDGLRALMEAGHEIGAHGRWHVPALLLPPWREWAQVRWHPRAGGPGPYLYRPPYGGHSPLTRLLAGLAGRQVALWDVEGRDWTDTPALTLAAQALAQIRPGSVVLLHDGPAVTPELLERLLSGLRGQGLTPVRLLDLPPRPIGLRAGLARLRASYGR; from the coding sequence ATGAGGTGGGGGAGGTGGCTGCTGGGCGCTGTGGGCCTGGCCGCCTTGCTCGCCGACGTGGCCGGACGCGCGGCGGGGTGGGGTGCCCTCGGCCCGGGAGAGCGGGTGGGCCACCGGGTGGCCCTTACCTTCGACGATGGCCCCAGTGAGCGCACCGCCGAACTGCTCGCGGTGTTGGCCCGCCACGGGGCCCAGGCCACCTTCTTCGTCACGGCCCCAGCGGTCGAGGCCCGGCCGGACGGCCTGCGGGCCCTGATGGAGGCTGGGCACGAGATCGGGGCCCACGGGCGCTGGCATGTCCCAGCCCTGCTGCTGCCGCCCTGGCGCGAGTGGGCCCAGGTGCGCTGGCATCCCCGCGCCGGCGGACCCGGGCCATACCTATACCGGCCGCCCTACGGCGGACACAGTCCCCTGACCCGGCTGCTGGCCGGCCTCGCCGGGCGGCAGGTGGCCCTGTGGGACGTGGAGGGCCGCGACTGGACCGATACCCCCGCGCTCACGCTGGCCGCGCAGGCCCTCGCCCAGATACGCCCCGGCAGCGTGGTCTTGCTGCACGACGGCCCCGCTGTCACGCCCGAGTTGCTGGAGCGGCTGCTGAGCGGCCTGCGTGGGCAGGGCCTGACCCCCGTGCGCCTGCTCGACTTGCCGCCCCGGCCCATCGGCCTGCGGGCAGGTCTGGCGAGGTTGCGGGCGAGTTACGGGCGCTGA
- a CDS encoding DUF2945 domain-containing protein: MAFKVGDQVKWNSHGGEAHGKIVQIAHEDGEVSGFHYKASKDEPRYIVELEGGKHAAHTESALSRM, translated from the coding sequence ATGGCATTTAAAGTTGGAGACCAGGTGAAGTGGAACAGTCATGGGGGCGAGGCGCACGGGAAGATTGTGCAGATCGCCCACGAGGACGGCGAGGTCAGCGGATTTCACTACAAGGCCAGCAAGGACGAGCCCCGCTACATCGTTGAACTGGAGGGCGGCAAGCATGCCGCGCACACGGAGAGCGCGCTTTCGAGGATGTAG
- a CDS encoding DUF1800 domain-containing protein: protein MALAPFSRKLTLEDAAHLLRRTSFGGTDAQIRALVGEDARQAAKKLLSFDQTRAPGNPFDPSQAVTPSAGIELTRAGWLFEMLYGPHPLREKLALTWSNHFVIGTDKVRNMPALTQYLNLLRANAAPISFSAFALAVAQSPAMLNYLDNDQNKKGKPNENFSRELLELFTTGIGHYTEDDVREGARALTGWTYEGGRGDDNFLQTPRFIFRQEQYDAGKKTYLGQTGHLNGEDVVRLATTHPQAAVFVARKLHRAFVADTPDEKAVAGSAETFRRTNGNVHAVLEELLSSETFYSIRGSIIRSPMDFIVAAIRALGGPALEAKQIIGLTWTAGKMGQLLLQADTVKGWEGGREWVSDSTLLVRMQLAAAFVLSKTAPKPRVIPTSLVLLGSERTLLRAALDGLDDKQRTYLTLISPEFQLV from the coding sequence ATGGCGCTAGCCCCCTTTTCCCGTAAGCTCACGCTAGAGGACGCCGCCCATCTGTTGCGGCGCACATCTTTTGGTGGAACGGACGCCCAAATTCGTGCGCTTGTAGGCGAGGACGCCCGGCAGGCAGCTAAAAAATTGCTGTCCTTCGATCAGACCCGAGCGCCAGGAAATCCATTCGATCCGTCTCAAGCAGTTACGCCTTCTGCAGGCATTGAGCTCACGCGGGCTGGGTGGCTGTTCGAGATGCTCTACGGTCCCCACCCTCTGCGTGAGAAGCTGGCCCTAACTTGGAGCAACCACTTCGTCATCGGCACGGACAAGGTACGCAACATGCCAGCGCTAACGCAGTATCTCAACTTGCTCCGCGCCAATGCCGCCCCCATCAGTTTCTCGGCGTTCGCTCTGGCAGTTGCCCAATCCCCGGCCATGCTCAACTATCTGGACAACGATCAGAACAAGAAGGGCAAACCAAACGAGAACTTCAGTCGCGAACTGCTGGAGCTGTTTACCACGGGAATCGGTCACTACACTGAGGACGACGTACGCGAGGGAGCCCGCGCTCTTACGGGCTGGACCTACGAGGGTGGGCGTGGTGACGATAACTTTCTGCAAACCCCTCGCTTCATTTTTCGTCAAGAGCAATATGACGCGGGTAAGAAGACCTACCTGGGACAGACGGGTCACCTGAACGGTGAGGATGTGGTGCGCCTCGCCACCACCCACCCGCAGGCTGCAGTGTTTGTGGCGCGTAAGCTGCACCGCGCCTTCGTCGCAGACACTCCTGATGAGAAGGCCGTTGCGGGCAGTGCTGAGACGTTCCGGCGAACAAACGGCAACGTTCACGCTGTATTGGAAGAACTGCTGTCCAGCGAAACTTTCTACTCCATCCGCGGCAGCATCATTCGGAGCCCGATGGACTTCATTGTGGCGGCGATACGGGCACTGGGAGGGCCGGCACTGGAGGCCAAGCAGATCATCGGCCTGACGTGGACGGCTGGCAAGATGGGCCAGTTGCTCCTCCAGGCCGATACAGTGAAAGGCTGGGAGGGGGGACGCGAGTGGGTCAGCGATTCCACGCTACTGGTCCGGATGCAGTTGGCCGCAGCCTTCGTCCTCTCCAAAACGGCTCCCAAGCCTCGGGTGATCCCTACATCCCTCGTGCTGTTGGGCAGCGAGCGTACCCTATTGCGCGCAGCTTTGGATGGACTGGATGACAAGCAACGTACGTATCTAACGTTGATCAGCCCTGAGTTCCAGTTGGTCTGA
- a CDS encoding YkoP family protein, with protein sequence MVRLPRSSLPFWRALMRAGAFGTLHGGHPGDVRIGLTVPIPEAGALSPALRALRAADVRATLLLPPRLARQCPEEVRAATQAGHEVAGNGPPEDLTLLEAVAGQPVTAWALEERNLTGAALRFLAARSVRPLPVPSPVPELGLTLRVPPGELAATLPRLKALGYRPVRVRELPDLRPARPRDLLMRVYRELVDERFARAHGVVPLTERADAVMRVAAQPAPAGTPLTPGTPAAELHLHSPRLVGLAARSALGAYRAYHRSLRDVAAALRERPELANAQLVYAVTLFHGPLEKHGFTLVPLPAARARLYSLGFRVMRLVYGTTNAPSETEPKLAWMEREAFLARHG encoded by the coding sequence ATGGTTCGCTTGCCCCGTTCTTCCCTCCCTTTCTGGCGGGCCCTCATGCGCGCCGGGGCCTTCGGGACCCTGCATGGCGGTCACCCCGGAGACGTGCGCATCGGTCTGACGGTGCCCATCCCCGAAGCCGGGGCGCTGTCCCCCGCCCTGCGCGCCCTGAGGGCGGCGGACGTGCGGGCCACCCTCCTCCTTCCGCCCAGATTGGCGCGGCAGTGCCCCGAGGAGGTGCGGGCCGCTACGCAGGCGGGGCATGAGGTGGCCGGGAACGGCCCGCCAGAGGACCTGACCCTGCTGGAGGCGGTGGCAGGACAGCCGGTGACGGCCTGGGCGCTGGAGGAGAGGAACCTCACCGGAGCGGCCCTGCGCTTCCTGGCCGCGCGCAGCGTGCGGCCCCTGCCCGTCCCCTCGCCGGTGCCGGAGCTGGGCCTGACCTTGCGCGTCCCACCTGGGGAATTGGCCGCCACCCTGCCGCGCCTGAAAGCCCTCGGCTACCGCCCCGTGCGGGTGCGGGAACTGCCTGACCTGCGCCCCGCCCGCCCCCGTGACCTGCTGATGCGCGTCTACCGAGAACTGGTGGACGAACGCTTCGCCCGCGCGCACGGGGTGGTGCCGCTGACCGAGCGGGCAGACGCGGTGATGCGGGTGGCCGCGCAGCCTGCGCCGGCGGGCACGCCGCTCACCCCCGGCACGCCCGCCGCCGAGCTGCACCTGCACAGCCCGCGCCTCGTGGGTTTGGCCGCGAGGAGTGCCCTGGGGGCCTACCGCGCCTACCACCGCTCGCTGCGGGACGTGGCCGCTGCCCTGCGTGAGCGGCCCGAACTGGCGAATGCCCAGCTGGTCTACGCGGTGACCCTCTTTCACGGTCCGCTGGAAAAGCACGGCTTCACGCTCGTGCCCCTGCCCGCTGCCCGTGCCCGGCTGTACAGCCTGGGCTTTCGCGTGATGCGCCTCGTGTACGGCACCACAAACGCCCCCTCCGAAACCGAGCCGAAACTGGCGTGGATGGAGCGGGAGGCGTTTCTGGCGCGGCACGGGTAA
- a CDS encoding glycosyltransferase family 4 protein: MKPLRIGLFTDTFLPDQNGIVTSVGLLSDELRARGHHVDVVAPFFPEQVDDRADVLRVPSVRYVFLPTYRLAWPTRKDFEQKYDLIHTHTPLTLGLAGARLARKWNVPHVATYHTHIESYTHYVPGLPLLQKQTRIVTRVMGLYYGRAHAVITPTAGMLDVIREMGVQNPVVIPTSVEPQVLRSAPAIESPWPAGTRRLLTVGRLAREKRFDLVLDTLAGLPDGHLVVLGEGPEREHLLQHAERLGVAERVTFLGVRPWTEIGAYYRLAELFLFASDTETQGLVLQEAQLMGVPVVAVGARGTLSGVDHGKSGYLVSPGDVAALTRHASEILASPALWTRLSRGARIFGTAWTPGNVAERVLDVYAGALGLSSGMPFLGEASALGHAVVSPRNTLVYDR; encoded by the coding sequence ATGAAGCCTCTTCGCATCGGCCTCTTTACCGACACCTTCTTGCCGGACCAGAACGGCATCGTGACCAGCGTCGGGCTGCTCAGCGACGAACTGCGCGCGCGCGGGCATCACGTGGATGTGGTGGCCCCCTTCTTTCCCGAGCAGGTGGACGACCGCGCGGACGTGCTGCGGGTGCCCAGCGTGCGCTACGTCTTCCTGCCGACCTACCGCCTGGCCTGGCCAACGCGCAAGGACTTCGAGCAGAAGTACGATCTGATCCACACCCACACGCCGCTGACGCTGGGGCTGGCGGGCGCACGGCTGGCCCGCAAGTGGAACGTGCCGCACGTGGCGACCTACCATACCCATATCGAGTCTTACACCCACTACGTGCCGGGCCTGCCGCTGCTGCAAAAGCAGACCCGCATCGTGACGCGGGTGATGGGCCTGTATTACGGCCGCGCGCACGCCGTCATCACGCCCACCGCCGGAATGCTGGACGTGATCCGCGAAATGGGCGTGCAAAACCCCGTCGTCATTCCCACCAGTGTTGAGCCGCAGGTGTTGCGCTCGGCCCCGGCCATCGAAAGCCCCTGGCCTGCTGGAACGCGCCGCCTGCTTACCGTGGGGCGGCTGGCCCGTGAGAAGCGCTTTGACCTCGTGCTTGATACGCTCGCGGGGCTGCCGGATGGGCACCTCGTGGTGCTGGGCGAGGGCCCGGAACGCGAGCACCTCCTTCAACACGCCGAACGCCTGGGTGTGGCGGAACGGGTGACCTTCCTGGGCGTACGGCCCTGGACCGAGATCGGCGCGTACTACCGCCTGGCCGAACTGTTCCTGTTTGCCAGCGACACCGAGACGCAGGGCCTGGTGCTGCAGGAAGCGCAGCTTATGGGCGTGCCGGTGGTGGCGGTGGGAGCGCGCGGGACGCTGAGCGGTGTGGACCACGGAAAGAGCGGATACCTCGTCTCGCCCGGCGACGTGGCGGCCCTGACCCGGCACGCGTCCGAGATCCTGGCGAGCCCGGCGCTGTGGACGCGGCTCTCGCGCGGCGCGCGGATCTTCGGCACCGCCTGGACGCCCGGCAATGTGGCCGAGCGGGTGCTGGACGTGTATGCGGGAGCGCTGGGCCTGTCGAGCGGGATGCCCTTTCTTGGCGAGGCCAGCGCCCTGGGGCACGCGGTGGTCAGTCCCCGAAATACCCTCGTCTATGACCGGTGA
- a CDS encoding DUF1003 domain-containing protein, whose product MTLPEHDRLNDLVHETAEIHTLLQQQSERELTHLHRPLERMSMFLSHPGFIVTTLVLFLLWIALNLELKHLGRKPWDEAPFYWLQGLIGLLGLIVTTTVLVGQARQGQLAEQRAQLQLQIVLLTEQRSAKTIALLEELRRDLPNVRNRYDEDAQVMQQVSNPEVILEAIQEGDSSGSRKETS is encoded by the coding sequence ATGACCTTACCTGAACACGACCGGCTCAACGATCTCGTCCACGAAACCGCTGAGATCCACACCCTCCTCCAGCAACAGAGCGAACGCGAGCTGACCCACCTCCACCGCCCCCTGGAACGGATGAGCATGTTCCTGAGCCACCCCGGCTTCATCGTGACCACCCTGGTCCTGTTCCTCCTCTGGATCGCCCTCAACCTGGAACTCAAGCACCTGGGCCGTAAACCCTGGGACGAAGCCCCGTTCTACTGGCTGCAAGGCCTCATCGGCCTGCTGGGCCTCATCGTGACCACCACCGTTCTCGTTGGGCAGGCGCGGCAAGGGCAGCTCGCCGAACAGCGGGCGCAGCTGCAACTTCAGATCGTGCTGCTGACCGAACAGCGCTCGGCCAAGACGATTGCGCTGCTGGAGGAGCTGAGACGGGACCTGCCCAACGTCCGCAACCGGTATGACGAGGATGCCCAGGTGATGCAGCAGGTCAGCAATCCCGAAGTTATTCTGGAAGCCATCCAGGAGGGCGACTCCTCCGGGTCGAGGAAGGAGACGTCTTGA
- a CDS encoding MFS transporter, with translation MTRRLPPLPLRPGTVGGVSAAALALACGEFVRSGLYAAYLPQYAPHVLHLPVTAVGVAWTAHFVADTLMRGPAGALIARQGPRLVMLGGSALSLGALALLPLAHNLWTLLLIAALHGAGFATLWPGTMNLTADASREGYQGRALTLVSMTVVPLIGAGFLLFGAFADRPDAWPLLIALGVQALGVLAALVVPVRRPRAAGAGEGTETDAPPAARARTALRALAPLLPAAFMQTLTMTLLGPLLFTLAPRFGLNYWGMVGVLVLGGVVAYASFPLTGRMADRGHARLAVTVGFALLGVALGLLATTPPAWAVYALAVPAGLAYAFISPGWAALVSGTLPEAERPAAWGALMTVENAGTALGPLVGTFAFERLGAPGPFVTGAVLALITASGYVFFRRAFPRQQGTGAA, from the coding sequence GTGACGCGCCGCCTGCCGCCACTGCCGCTGCGCCCGGGGACGGTGGGTGGGGTTTCCGCGGCGGCCCTCGCGCTCGCCTGCGGGGAGTTCGTCCGCAGCGGGCTGTACGCCGCCTACCTGCCCCAGTACGCACCGCACGTGCTGCACCTGCCCGTCACGGCCGTGGGGGTGGCCTGGACGGCCCACTTCGTGGCTGACACCCTGATGCGCGGTCCGGCGGGTGCGCTTATCGCGCGGCAGGGGCCACGGCTGGTCATGCTGGGCGGCTCGGCGCTGAGCCTGGGGGCGCTGGCGCTGCTGCCGCTGGCACACAACCTGTGGACGCTGCTGCTGATCGCCGCGCTGCACGGAGCCGGGTTTGCCACCCTGTGGCCCGGAACGATGAACCTGACGGCCGACGCCTCGCGTGAGGGGTACCAGGGCCGTGCGCTGACCCTCGTGAGCATGACGGTGGTGCCGCTGATCGGGGCGGGCTTCCTGCTGTTTGGGGCGTTCGCAGACCGCCCGGACGCCTGGCCGCTGCTGATCGCGCTGGGGGTGCAGGCCCTGGGGGTGCTCGCCGCGCTGGTGGTGCCCGTCCGCCGTCCCCGTGCAGCGGGGGCCGGTGAGGGGACCGAAACGGACGCGCCTCCGGCCGCGCGCGCCCGCACGGCCCTGCGCGCCCTCGCGCCGCTGTTGCCCGCCGCCTTTATGCAGACGCTGACCATGACGCTCCTGGGACCGCTGCTGTTTACCCTCGCGCCCCGTTTCGGACTGAACTACTGGGGCATGGTGGGCGTGCTGGTGCTGGGCGGCGTGGTGGCCTACGCCAGCTTTCCCCTCACGGGCCGAATGGCGGACCGTGGGCACGCCCGCCTCGCCGTCACGGTGGGCTTCGCCCTGCTGGGCGTTGCCCTGGGCCTGCTCGCCACCACGCCGCCCGCCTGGGCTGTGTACGCCTTGGCGGTGCCGGCGGGGCTCGCCTACGCCTTCATATCGCCGGGCTGGGCCGCCCTGGTGAGCGGCACCCTGCCCGAGGCCGAACGCCCCGCTGCCTGGGGCGCGCTGATGACGGTCGAGAATGCGGGCACAGCCCTGGGACCGCTGGTGGGCACCTTCGCCTTCGAGCGGCTGGGCGCGCCCGGGCCCTTCGTTACGGGCGCGGTACTGGCCCTGATCACCGCGAGCGGCTACGTCTTTTTTCGCCGGGCCTTTCCCCGCCAGCAGGGCACTGGGGCAGCATGA